From the genome of Phaeodactylum tricornutum CCAP 1055/1 chromosome 13, whole genome shotgun sequence, one region includes:
- a CDS encoding predicted protein, translating to MRVVIIPGMGCTPVHSSNWYSWLQTEIGNRPDRFSECVLCEFPDPHACKESVWIPFVENEIGLDDSTVVVGHSSGAACVMRLLERRPRSSPLRGAILVAAAHTDMGDADERRSEYFSRPWDWTKLKEGATQIHQFHGTEDYLIPVAEGRHVAEMLEGDNFEYDEMPGHTHFFRPFQQLLDVIDRRF from the coding sequence ATGCGGGTTGTTATCATTCCAGGTATGGGCTGTACACCAGTGCATTCGAGTAACTGGTACTCTTGGTTGCAGACCGAGATTGGCAACCGCCCGGATCGCTTTTCGGAATGTGTCCTCTGCGAGTTCCCCGATCCGCATGCATGCAAGGAATCGGTATGGATTCCTTTTGTGGAAAACGAGATTGGATTGGACGATTCAACTGTGGTAGTAGGACATTCCAGTGGAGCAGCCTGTGTTATGCGCCTTTTGGAACGCCGACCAAGATCCTCGCCATTGCGAGGCGCCATACTCGTGGCCGCCGCCCACACAGATATGGGTGATGCCGACGAGCGCCGGAGTGAATACTTCAGTCGACCGTGGGATTGGACAAAACTGAAAGAAGGTGCTACTCAAATCCACCAATTTCATGGTACCGAAGACTACCTAATTCCAGTAGCGGAGGGACGACATGTGGCCGAAATGTTGGAAGGGGATAATTTTGAGTACGATGAAATGCCTGGCCATACACACTTCTTCCGCCCGTTTCAGCAATTGTTAGACGTTATTGATAGGAGATTCTAG
- a CDS encoding predicted protein yields the protein MSWKDRTTRFLPKAALGVVVGTPCIAVIQAAALLIEYRINHGNAPRPESPSRGVVVATSSASTFTTAPALHDFYHVATSSWLALRRHRHDDPDTIQSPLRILVIGDSLAAGVGLSRSATPVLPQAIAQSLSQAYHGRVVYWTCVGTPGISATELVQEIYQLDHLPRVASALPARLAQWQETQKRKTQERLEQASRKAQAWWQHRHQRPLRRPTQEPSSVREDDPDANAVQRAMRKLVSWWKRTTNQVRHDWRELKDVIRVDSEDSPDLPTDGEQPVIDDDSQKWPTTTRSARRTNTLVRHNTLATAVDVDEYDIAIVLTGINDLKDAFLPFLMSNERASELARVRQTHNMQEKGIQATFERVVQALQSKMRTVLPGKQNDEIRDECKEDTGGLRHHDNSLQVFEPDKIQGPLIVFPAMPLAPLPMSQIPPLCWFLVPIIEAMDRNKQLLAELYPNLVAFVEAPSARVFMDAEAQHGPMWEKTDENGGEREQVLLKLTDIALHAVERVQETMRQHYESWVMDAEDDEWLYVLTEDSVASAKEWEVQRPPGAKLISVDGIHPNDEVSGYSAWGRIIGQAIVTELEKRRDS from the exons ATGTCGTGGAAGGATCGAACTACCCGGTTTCTTCCCAAGGCCGCTCTCGGCGTGGTCGTCGGGACGCCGTGTATTGCCGTCATACAAGCGGCAGCCTTGTTGATTG AATACCGTATCAATCACGGCAACGCGCCTCGTCCCGAAAGTCCCAGTCGCGGAGTCGTCGTGGCGACGTCCTCCGCCAGCACCTTCACCACCGCCCCCGCTCTGCACGATTTCTACCACGTCGCCACTTCGTCCTGGCTCGCCTTGCGCCGCCACCGTCACGACGATCCCGACACCATACAGTCTCCCTTGCGCATACTGGTCATTGGGGATTCCCTCGCGGCCGGAGTCGGCTTGTCGCGGTCCGCTACTCCCGTACTGCCGCAGGCTATTGCCCAGAGTCTCTCACAGGCCTACCACGGACGCGTCGTCTACTGGACCTGCGTGGGCACGCCCGGAATATCCGCCACCGAACTCGTGCAGGAAATTTATCAACTCGACCATTTGCCTCGAGTCGCGTCGGCTTTGCCCGCGCGGTTGGCGCAGTGGCAGGAAACGCAAAAACGGAAAACACAGGAACGACTGGAACAAGCCTCGCGCAAAGCACAGGCCTGGTGGCAACACCGGCACCAACGGCCTCTGCGACGGCCAACACAAGAGCCATCGTCGGTACGGGAAGATGATCCCGACGCCAACGCCGTCCAACGGGCGATGCGGAAACTAGTGTCCTGGTGGAAACGGACCACGAATCAGGTACGGCATGATTGGCGAGAGTTGAAGGATGTCATTcgcgttgacagtgaggacTCTCCGGATCTTCCTACCGATGGTGAGCAACCGGTGATCGACGACGATAGCCAAAAATGGCCGACAACGACCCGTAGTGCGCGTCGAACCAACACGTTAGTCCGTCACAACACCCTGGCGACCGCGGTCGATGTAGACGAATACGACATTGCCATTGTGTTGACGGGTATCAATGATTTAAAGGACGCCTTTTTGCCCTTTTTGATGAGCAACGAACGAGCCAGTGAACTGGCAAGAGTACGCCAGACTCACAACATGCAGGAAAAGGGCATTCAGGCTACCTTTGAACGTGTGGTACAGGCCCTACAGAGCAAAATGCGCACCGTCTTGCCGGGCAAGCAAAATGATGAGATTCGCGACGAGTGCAAAGAGGACACTGGCGGTCTACGGCACCACG ACAATAGTTTGCAAGTTTTCGAACCAGACAAGATACAGGGACCGTTGATTGTCTTTCCCGCAATGCCATTGGCCCCGCTTCCTATGAGCCAAATACCCCCGCTCTGCTGGTTTTTGGTACCCATTATTGAAGCCATGGATCGTAATAAGCAACTGCTGGCAGAGCTCTATCCCAATCTCGTGgcctttgtcgaagcacCCAGTGCTCGGGTCTTCATGGACGCTGAAGCTCAACATGGGCCAATGTGGGAAAAAACAGATGAAAATGGTGGCGAAAGGGAGCAAGTCTTGCTCAAACTGACAGATATTGCGCTACATGCTGTTGAACGCGTGCAAGAAACCATGCGACAGCACTACGAGTCATGGGTCATGGACgccgaagacgacgaatgGCTGTATGTTTTGACCGAAGATTCTGTAGCATCCGCCAAAGAATGGGAGGTG CAACGCCCTCCTGGCGCGAAACTGATATCGGTCGATGGAATACATCCAAACGATGAAG TCTCAGGCTACAGTGCGTGGGGAAGGATCATCGGCCAAGCAATCGTGACGGAGTTGGAGAAGCGACGAGACTCATAG
- a CDS encoding predicted protein translates to MLDRALQIFAIGQTIVASIRAGSRAWHVLRKGPIGVMNGPLILPPPVNETSNLFDLTLAFRHAVQVCDAPQTDREASAMLGREKKCARIDRENQSGFSQPSDPLAQNINRDHRTENEEIDRLLDELESSEKEPKVSWKSFFEACRQTAVVPVQRASLFGASLPVSAWFATKRFWNLDAASAWSTIEILDGPSGFTDYVSAELVFEKGDKSAYPRVALIKAYAPEEFTNLRSNFGISESDYARSILHSGPFVSFQSNSKGAARVGGVFFFTRDGNYMIKTIKAAEVHALLQMMPKYDNFMKRNGRRSLLTRICGLYDIDIQDASSGVNEKYTIVVTNSVFPAESSSIISERFDLKGSTLGRECSPEERRTKGSNAILKDLDLSREVQLVKSFQDEGTPHFEGYGLHIGPAAKAAVLTQLRKDVHLLVLCNVIDYSLLVGVSRLDSRHFTVDELHLIDSSTEAELRLSLARRGQAADAILSALIMPVRLLTAPPIYLYRRAWSLFRRTVSWPLPYYGSGECGIDAGGLARVQGDRLGHPSVFYLGVIDFLQPFNIPKRAEWKYKSWKYGEGFSCVPPEQYAERFLAFLESHIS, encoded by the coding sequence ATGCTTGACAGAGCCTTACAAATCTTTGCTATCGGACAAACGATCGTTGCTTCCATCCGTGCCGGATCGCGAGCATGGCATGTTCTAAGAAAAGGTCCCATTGGAGTCATGAACGGACCTCTGATTCTGCCTCCTCCAGTCAATGAGACATCAAATTTATTCGATTTGACTCTGGCTTTTCGTCATGCAGTTCAGGTGTGTGATGCGCCGCAAACCGACCGCGAGGCAAGTGCTATGCTCGGAAGAGAAAAAAAGTGCGCACGCATCGACAGAGAAAACCAGTCTGGTTTTTCGCAACCAAGCGATCCTTTGGCCCAAAATATAAATAGAGACCATCGAACGGAAAACGAGGAAATTGATCGACTTCTGGACGAATTGGAGAGTAGTGAGAAAGAGCCAAAAGTCTCGTGGAAAAGCTTTTTCGAAGCATGTAGACAAACTGCTGTTGTCCCAGTTCAACGGGCATCCTTGTTCGGTGCTTCGCTACCAGTCTCTGCGTGGTTCGCTACCAAACGCTTTTGGAACCTTGATGCGGCATCGGCATGGAGCACAATTGAGATCCTGGATGGGCCCTCAGGTTTCACTGACTATGTTTCTGCAGAGCTAGTCTTTGAGAAAGGTGATAAAAGCGCATACCCTCGAGTAGCTCTGATAAAGGCGTATGCACCGGAGGAGTTCACCAACTTGCGCTCGAACTTTGGAATTTCCGAATCAGACTATGCAAGGTCGATTCTGCATTCTGGTCCGTTTGTatctttccaaagcaattCCAAAGGAGCAGCGCGGGTTGGTGGggttttcttcttcaccCGTGATGGCAACTACATGATCAAAACAATAAAGGCAGCGGAAGTACATGCTTTGCTACAAATGATGCCAAAGTACGACAACTTCATGAAGCGAAATGGGCGTAGATCATTGCTGACCAGAATTTGTGGTCTTTACGATATTGATATTCAGGACGCCTCAAGCGGTGTCAATGAGAAATACACTATAGTTGTTACCAACTCGGTCTTTCCAGCGGAAAGTTCTAGTATAATTTCCGAACGATTTGATCTGAAGGGATCGACCCTAGGCCGAGAGTGCTCGCCAGAAGAACGGCGTACCAAAGGGTCAAATGCTATCCTTAAAGATCTTGACCTTTCGCGAGAGGTACAGCTAGTCAAGTCTTTTCAAGACGAAGGAACACCGCACTTTGAGGGCTACGGCCTGCATATTGGACCTGCTGCCAAGGCAGCTGTCCTCACGCAACTCCGAAAAGATGTGCACCTGTTGGTGCTGTGCAACGTAATCGACTACAGTCTGCTGGTTGGTGTCTCTCGCTTGGATTCTCGTCACTTTACAGTCGACGAATTGCACCTTATAGATTCGAGCACAGAAGCTGAGCTTCGTCTAAGTTTAGCTCGTCGAGGACAAGCAGCGGATGCCATCTTGTCCGCACTAATAATGCCTGTTCGATTGCTTACTGCTCCGCCAATCTACCTGTATCGGAGAGCGTGGTCCCTTTTTCGAAGGACAGTATCCTGGCCTCTTCCATATTACGGTTCCGGAGAATGTGGAATAGATGCGGGTGGGCTAGCCAGGGTACAGGGAGATCGGCTTGGCCACCCTTCCGTCTTTTATTTAGGGGTAATTGACTTTCTCCAGCCTTTTAATATCCCAAAGAGAGCTGAATGGAAGTACAAGAGCTGGAAGTACGGGGAAGGATTTAGTTGCGTCCCTCCTGAGCAGTACGCAGAAAGATTTTTGGCGTTTCTCGAAAGCCATATCAGTTAA
- a CDS encoding predicted protein — translation MSKKFFRPPPQAMDDSDSEEDEEELLDDDAEVDDEDVTEVSPPNKSKPTNNANLSESDDDDDEPDERPPKRKGRHIDNNGNADARSSNKRAKPTSFFELEAEASDSEDDDADDAAKQLHKDSEQMDEEAREIIRQQDRRRAQAGGRFDRSVAEISADIENRHRAQRRVRPPMDRDDEDDFDDGGAPPDATPEGYTAVAQQSLVPSVSDPSMWMVSCANGKEHELVCQIMNKCVAMARQGRPVGISSAIAAQSKGKIYLESFSEPAVVDAIQGVRGLLQYTMRLVPIGDMTTVMTVTSRKKPVQKNEWVRMTRGHYKHDLALVKDVKESGLKCVVQCVPRLDLTLADLPPAEARMRRKTVRPPQKFFNPQEIAALGRHGLTRQRFPGLNLYCDYFDGNYYHDGYLLKEMTVGSMIKACTDEDPPTLDELQRFQRRQSKQNEEDGGDENEGSKMAASLLDELSDLQGRTGLGKTKTGGGGGLLIGDTIEVIEGDLIGMRGKLVSLDGTTVKVKPINANVDLGGTDEIEFLGNQLRKYIPVGAHVKVTDGRYANETGVVVAVEQLDGETDFTAVVLTDVTNKEISVRTSQLRESAEVASGQDKLQGYELYDLVVLSGGGSANEVGVIVRVGREDFTVINNHGIVREIRPEELRGKRNSTSQRAVALDVQGNQIRASDSVNVVEGPHKGKTATIKRMSRAQLFLHSQTRTDHAGIFVVRSRSCVLAGTRTQARGATPDSGVSPFATPQSQSRGGPQPGRGKRDDGLIGKTVRIQAGQWKGYLGTVADATATHVQVELHSRLKKVMVVRERVAVAGDKFGATQEQNRMVDVNPNPIAPTTPFVAAGQTPMHGGATPMHGGALDGDTSDEVWQPGGAVDQDAVKDDDGWGSTANDGFGSPKDGDSDGWGSTSDQPKGWGTYPAVKDNTVKKEVPSTNGNGVKREQAKREMEAELDTEETPGWYMERVCVQNKSKDKQGVIKEIDPATKAAVVEYEDQTFETLRASELAMVPPSEHDTVLVTGGNEIGLEGSLVCVDGSDAILKDANDEFKIVEISFLAKVKTI, via the exons ATGTCGAAAAAGTTCTTTCGCCCGCCGCCACAGGCTATGGATGACTCGgattcggaagaagacgaggaagaacTCTTGGACGATGACGCCGAAgtagacgacgaagacgtcACCGAGGTGTCTCCAcccaacaaatccaaaccgACCAACAATGCCAATCTTAGCGAgtcggacgatgacgacgacgagccAGACGAACGACCCCCGAAACGCAAAGGTCGCCACATCGATAACAACGGCAATGCGGACGCTCGCTCTTCCAACAAACGTGCCAAACCCACTTCGTTCTTCGAACTCGAAGCCGAGGCCTCCGAcagcgaagacgacgacgccgatGACGCCGCCAAGCAACTGCACAAGGACAGTGAACaaatggacgaagaagccaggGAAATCATTCGTCAACAAGACCGGCGCCGTGCCCAGGCCGGTGGTCGCTTCGACCGATCCGTGGCCGAAATATCCGCCGATATCGAAAACCGGCACCGTGCGCAACGTCGCGTT CGTCCGCCGATGGaccgggacgacgaagacgactttgACGACGGTGGGGCACCGCCAGACGCTACCCCCGAAGGCTACACCGCCGTGGCGCAGCAGTCCCTCGTCCCCTCCGTTTCGGATCCATCCATGTGGATGGTCTCTTGTGCCAACGGCAAGGAACACGAACTCGTTTGTCAAATCATGAACAAGTGTGTCGCTATGGCCCGTCAAGGACGACCGGTCGGTATTAGCTCCGCGATTGCCGCACAGTCCAAGGGTAAGATATACTTGGAGAGTTTTAGCGAACCGGCCGTGGTGGACGCCATCCAAGGAGTCCGCGGCTTGCTACAGTACACGATGCGGCTCGTACCAATCGGTGACATGACGACCGTCATGACCGTCACGTCACGCAAGAAACCCGTACAAAAGAACGAATGGGTCCGCATGACCCGCGGACACTACAAGCACGACCTCGCCCTCGTCAAGGACGTTAAGGAAAGCGGACTCAAGTGCGTTGTGCAGTGTGTCCCGCGACTGGACCTTACTCTGGCAGATCTACCGCCCGCTGAAGCCCGCATGCGACGTAAAACCGTGCGTCCGCCGCAAAAATTCTTCAACCCGCAAGAAATCGCGGCGTTGGGACGACACGGACTGACCCGCCAACGCTTTCCCGGCCTGAACCTGTACTGTGACTACTTTGACGGGAACTACTATCACGACGGGTACCTCCTCAAGGAAATGACGGTGGGATCCATGATCAAAGCCTGTACGGACGAGGATCCGCCGACGTTGGATGAACTGCAACGGTTTCAGCGGCGTCAATCCAAGCAGAATGAGGAAGACGGTGGCGACGAGAATGAAGGATCCAAAATGGCCGCATCGTTGTTGGACGAGCTGTCCGACTTGCAAGGACGGACGGGGCTTGGTAAAACAAAGACTGGCGGCGGTGGGGGTCTATTGATAGGTGATACTATTGAAGTGATCGAAGGCGATTTAATTGGCATGCGTGGAAAGTTGGTGAGCTTGGACGGTACCACCGTCAAGGTCAAACCCATCAACGCCAACGTCGATTTGGGTGGAACGGACGAAATTGAGTTCTTGGGTAATCAGTTGCGCAAGTACATTCCGGTCGGAGCTCACGTCAAGGTGACGGATGGACGGTACGCCAACGAGACGGGCGTTGTGGTGGCCGTCGAGCAACTCGATGGCGAAACGGACTTCACCGCGGTTGTATTGACCGACGTGACCAACAAGGAAATCTCGGTCCGCACGTCTCAGTTACGAGAATCCGCTGAAGTTGCGTCTGGTCAAGACAAGCTACAAGGGTATGAACTATACGACTTGGTCGTGTTGAGTGGTGGAGGCTCCGCCAATGAAGTCGGTGTAATTGTTCGTGTGGGTCGGGAAGACTTTACCGTCATCAACAATCACGGTATTGTTCGAGAAATTCGACCGGAGGAGCTGCGTGGAAAGCGCAACTCGACATCACAACGTGCGGTGGCTCTCGATGTACAAGGCAACCAAATTCGTGCCAGTGATTCCGTCAACGTTGTGGAAGGTCCTCACAAAGGCAAGACGGCGACGATCAAGCGCATGAGCCGAGCGCAACTCTTTTTGCATTCTCAGACCCGCACGGATCATGCCGGTATCTTTGTCGTTCGCAGCCGAAGCTGTGTATTGGCCGGGACACGGACACAAGCCCGTGGCGCAACACCCGACAGCGGAGTCAGCCCTTTCGCGACGCCTCAGTCGCAATCGCGAGGAGGGCCACAACCTGGTCGGGGCAAACGCGACGATGGTTTGATCGGCAAGACTGTGCGTATTCAGGCGGGACAATGGAAGGGATACCTGGGGACTGTTGCGGATGCGACGGCGACACACGTTCAGGTCGAGTTACACTCCCGATTAAAGAAAGTGATGGTTGTTCGTGAACGAGTAGCCGTTGCGGGTGACAAGTTTGGGGCCACGCAGGAACAGAATCGCATGGTGGATGTGAATCCCAATCCCATTGCCCCGACTACGCCTTTTGTAGCGGCTGGTCAAACCCCAATGCACGGCGGAGCAACACCGATGCATGGGGGTGCGCTGGATGGCGATACCAGTGATGAGGTATGGCAGCCTGGTGGTGCTGTTGATCAGGATGCTGTTAAAGATGACGATGGCTGGGGCTCGACCGCTAATGATGGATTCGGTTCGCCGAAAGACGGCGACAGCGACGGTTGGGGATCTACTAGCGATCAGCCGAAAGGCTGGGGTACGTACCCAGCAGTCAAGGATAATACTGTTAAGAAGGAAGTACCTTCTACCAATGGCAACGGTGTAAAGCGCGAGCAGGCAAAGCGCGAAATGGAAGCAGAGCTTGATACGGAAGAGACGCCCGGCTGGTACATGGAACGAGTTTGTGTGCAGAACAAATCAAAAGATAAGCAGGGAGTCATCAAGGAGATTGATCCTGCCACAAAGGCGGCTGTCGTGGAGTACGAAGACCAAACATTTGAAACTCTTCGTGCGAGTGAACTTGCTATGGTCCCACCCAGCGAACACGACACCGTTCTGGTCACTGGGGGCAACGAAATTGGATTGGAAGGGTCATTGGTTTGCGTCGATGGTTCTGATGCCATTCTCAAGGATGCAAACGATGAATTTAAGATTGTTGAGATCTCGTTCCTGGCCAAGGTGAAAACTATATAG